In the genome of Streptomyces sp. NBC_00433, the window ACGGCTGCCGCGTATGTGTCCGCGGACAGCGGGGTGGAGGACGCGGCGGCCGCCCTGGAAGGCGCGCGGGCCATCCTCACCGAGCGCTTCTCCGAGGACGCCGACCTGGTCGGCGAGCTGCGCACCCGGATGTGGAGCCGCGGCCGGCTGATGGCGAAGGTGCGCGACGGCAAGGAGGAGGTCGGCGCGAAGTTCGCCGACTACTTCGACTTCGCGGAACCCTTCACCAGGCTGCCCTCGCACCGCGTGCTGGCGATGCTGCGCGGCGAGAAGGAGGAGGTCCTCGACCTGACCCTGGAGCCCGAGGAGCCCGCCGAGGGCCCGACGAGCTTCGAGCGGCGCATCGCCCAGCAGTTCGGCGTCACCGACCGCGGCCGCCCCGGCGACAAGTGGCTCGCCGACACCGTCCGCTGGGCCTGGCGCACCCGCTTCCTGGTCAGGCTCGGCATCGACCTGCGGGTCCGGCTGCGCCAGGAGGCCGAGGACGAGGCCGTCCGCGTCTTCGCCACGAATCTGCGCGACCTGCTGCTGGCCGCCCCCGCCGGCACCCGGGCCACCATGGGCCTCGACCCGGGCCTGCGCACCGGCGTCAAGGTCGCCGTGGTCGACGCCACCGGCAAGGTGGTCGCCACCGACACGATCTACCCGCATGTGCCGCGCAACCGCTGGGACGAGTCGCTGGCGACGCTGGCCCGCCTCGCCGCCGCCCACCGCGTCGACCTGGTCGCGATCGGCAACGGCACAGCGTCGCGCGAGACCGACAAGCTCGCCGGCGAGCTGATCAAGGCGCACCCCGAGCTGGACCTGACCAAGGCCGTGGTCTCCGAGGCGGGCGCCTCGGTCTACTCCGCCTCGGCCTACGCCTCGGCGGAACTGCCCGAGCTCGACGTGTCGCTGCGCGGCGCGGTGTCGATCGCCCGCCGCCTCCAGGACCCGCTGGCCGAGCTGGTCAAGATCGACCCGCGGTCCATCGGAGTCGGGCAGTACCAGCACGACCTGTCCGAGGTGAAGCTGTCCCGCTCCCTCGACGCGGTGGTCGAGGACTGCGTCAACGGCGTCGGGGTCGACGTGAACACCGCGTCCGTGCCGCTGCTGCGCCGGGTCTCCGGCATCACCGAGGGCCTGGCCGCCAACATCGTCACCCACCGCGACGCCAACGGCCCCTTCCGCACCCGCAAGGACCTCAAGGACGTCGCCAGGCTCGGCCCGAAGGCGTACGAGCAGTGCGCGGGCTTCCTGCGCATCCTCGGCGGCGACGACCCGCTCGACGCCTCCGCGGTGCACCCCGAGGCCTACCCGGTGGTCCGCAGGATCGGGAAGACCGCGGGCACCGCCATCGCCGAGCTGATCGGCAACGGCACGGTGCTGCGCAATCTGCGCCCGCAGGACTTCGTGGACGACTCCTTCGGCCTGCCGACCGTCACCGACATCCTCGCCGAGCTGGAGAAGCCGGGCCGCGACCCGCGTCCCGCGTTCAAGACCGCGGCCTTCAAGGAGGGCGTGGAGGAGATGAAGGACCTGCGTCCGGGGATGCTGCTCGAAGGCGTCGTCACCAATGTGGCGGCCTTCGGCGCGTTCGTGGACGTCGGCGTCCACCAGGACGGTCTCGTGCACGTGTCGGCGCTGTCCCGCAGCTATGTGTCGGACCCGCGCGACGTGGTGAAGTCCGGCGACATCGTACGGGTCAAGGTGCTCGACGTGGACCTGCCCCGCAAGCGGATCTCGCTGACGCTGCGGCTGGACGACGAGCCCAAGGCGGCCGCCGGCGGCACCGAGAGCGGTGGCAGCGGAGGCGGCAACAGCGGAGGCGGCGGCGAGCGCCGCGGCAAGGCGCCGCGGCAGGGCGGCAGGTCCGGGCAGGGCGACCGGCGCGGCGGCGGCTCCGCGCCGCAGCAGGCCGGCGGCGCGATGGCCGACGCCCTGCGGCGTGCGGGCCTGACCGGCGGCAGGTGAAAGAGGGAACCAGAACGGTCTGGGGCGCGTTGAGGTGGGTAGGCGGTAGGCAATGATGGCGAGGCGCCCAGCCGCGGGACGCCGTGAACGGAGGCGGGGACAATGTCGGGTCGTACGAAGGTCGCCATCGGCGGTGTGGTGCTCGGGCTGATCCTGCTGCACTGGATCCCGCTGTGGCTGTTCTTCCTGATCATCGTCGGTATCCCGGTCGCCGGGTATCTGGCCCTCGACTCCTCGCAGCGCCGCAGGCTGCGCCGTGTGAGCCGCCGGCAAATCGGTCGCTGACCTGGTCATTCCCCCGATAGGGTGAGTCATCGGGTCAGGGCATCCGATCGAGGGGAAGACCATCCGATGAGTCATGCCACCGTCACGGCGGTCAGCAGCGACGCGGACCACCGGTTCAGCAAGTCCAACCGGCCCGGCATCCGGCTGCTCGCCGGCCTCGGCGTGGAGGGCGACGCCCATCTCGGCGCCACCGTCCAGCACCTGTCCCGTGTCGCCCAGGACCCGACGCAGCCCAACCTCCGCCAGGTCCACCTGATCCATGCCGAGCTGTTCGACGAGCTGCGCGAGGCGGGCTATGCGGTGGCCCCCGGCGACCTGGGTGAGAACGTCACGACCCGCGGCATCGACCTGCTCGCCCTGCCCGTCGGTACCCGGCTGCACCTCGGCCCCGAGGCGGTCGTGGAGGTCACCGGGCTGCGCAATCCCTGCCGGCAGATCGACCGCTTCCGCACCGGCCTGCTCAAGCAGGTCGTCGGTCGCGACACGTCAGGCGCCCTCGTCCGCAAGGCCGGCGTCATGGCCGTCGTGCTGACCCCGGGCACCCTCCACCCCGGCGACCCGGTCACCCCCGAGCTGCCCCCGCCCCCGCACCGCCCGCTGGAAAGGGTCTGACCCGCCATGCCCCGCCCCCCGTCCCCGCTGCGCTCCGTGGAGGCGCTGATCGCGTACGCCGCCGGCGGCCCCCGGGTGAAGTATCTGCACTTCTGGGGCCACCAGCCGCAGCGTGACGGCAGCATCGGCCCCGGCTGCCTCAGCCAATGGTGGCCCGCTCCCTTCACCGTCGACGGCGTCACCTATGCCACCGCCGAGCACTGGATGATGGCCGGCAAGGCGCGGCTTTTCGGCGACGCGGACGCCGAGCGGCGCGCTGTCGCCGCCACCCACCCCAAAGCGGCCAAGGACATCGGCCGCTCGGTGCGCGGCTTCGACGACGCCGTCTGGCGGCGGGAGCGGTTCGCCCTGGTCGCCGAGGGCAGCAGCCACAAGTTCGGGCAGCACCCCGACCTGCGGCGCTTCCTGCTGGCGACCGGCGGCCGGGTGCTGGTCGAGGCCAGCCCGCTGGACCGGGTGTGGGGCATCGGGCTGGCGGCCGACGACGAGCGGGCGGACGACCCGGCGCGCTGGAAGGGGCTCAACCTGCTCGGCTTCGCGCTGATGGACGCCAGGGACCGGCTCGCAGGCCAGGACGGCCCAGGGGCGTGACCGCGGGCCCGCCGGACGTGCCCGCGGTCACGCCCGGTCCTCCGCGTCGTGGGAGGACCGGGCGGGGCGGGCCGGGTGGTCACGGCCTACTTGAGGTAGGGGCCGTCCGTGCCGATCTTGCCCGGTGCGGCATTGGTGGCGACGGTTCCGAAGTCCGACGCGCTGACGGTGCCCTCCACCCGGTCGCCGTAGTAGGCGCGGCCGGTGGTCGCCAGCGGGCAGCGCCGTCCTTGACGGTGATGGTGCCGGTGCCAGTGCCCAGGGCCTAGTTCTCGCCGCCCTTGTTGTCCCAGGTGCCCTGGCCGTTGTTGAAGGTGGCCTGCCACCCGGTGCACATGTGAGTGACGCAAAGAGGTGCGTACGGGTCCGGTGCTCCGCCGCACGTAAGGTGCTGGAGGGTGCGGCGGTCGCATCCGATCCGCACCGGTCGCAGAGGAGTGGCACGGCACATGACAGAGCGTCTGGTGGTCATCGGCGGCGACGCGGCGGGCATGTCGGCCGCCTCCCAGGCGCGGCGCCGCAGGGCGGCCG includes:
- a CDS encoding RNA-binding transcriptional accessory protein encodes the protein MPSVTRLGPGLRSGIISGNVSVERRIAEELGVREGQVRAAVDLLDGGATVPFIARYRKEATGTLDDEQLRNLEERLRYLRELDERRAAVLESIEAQGKLDDALKAQIMAADSKARLEDIYLPYKPKRRTKAQIAREAGLEPLADALLADPGLDPQATAAAYVSADSGVEDAAAALEGARAILTERFSEDADLVGELRTRMWSRGRLMAKVRDGKEEVGAKFADYFDFAEPFTRLPSHRVLAMLRGEKEEVLDLTLEPEEPAEGPTSFERRIAQQFGVTDRGRPGDKWLADTVRWAWRTRFLVRLGIDLRVRLRQEAEDEAVRVFATNLRDLLLAAPAGTRATMGLDPGLRTGVKVAVVDATGKVVATDTIYPHVPRNRWDESLATLARLAAAHRVDLVAIGNGTASRETDKLAGELIKAHPELDLTKAVVSEAGASVYSASAYASAELPELDVSLRGAVSIARRLQDPLAELVKIDPRSIGVGQYQHDLSEVKLSRSLDAVVEDCVNGVGVDVNTASVPLLRRVSGITEGLAANIVTHRDANGPFRTRKDLKDVARLGPKAYEQCAGFLRILGGDDPLDASAVHPEAYPVVRRIGKTAGTAIAELIGNGTVLRNLRPQDFVDDSFGLPTVTDILAELEKPGRDPRPAFKTAAFKEGVEEMKDLRPGMLLEGVVTNVAAFGAFVDVGVHQDGLVHVSALSRSYVSDPRDVVKSGDIVRVKVLDVDLPRKRISLTLRLDDEPKAAAGGTESGGSGGGNSGGGGERRGKAPRQGGRSGQGDRRGGGSAPQQAGGAMADALRRAGLTGGR
- a CDS encoding MOSC domain-containing protein, translated to MSHATVTAVSSDADHRFSKSNRPGIRLLAGLGVEGDAHLGATVQHLSRVAQDPTQPNLRQVHLIHAELFDELREAGYAVAPGDLGENVTTRGIDLLALPVGTRLHLGPEAVVEVTGLRNPCRQIDRFRTGLLKQVVGRDTSGALVRKAGVMAVVLTPGTLHPGDPVTPELPPPPHRPLERV
- a CDS encoding NADAR family protein; amino-acid sequence: MPRPPSPLRSVEALIAYAAGGPRVKYLHFWGHQPQRDGSIGPGCLSQWWPAPFTVDGVTYATAEHWMMAGKARLFGDADAERRAVAATHPKAAKDIGRSVRGFDDAVWRRERFALVAEGSSHKFGQHPDLRRFLLATGGRVLVEASPLDRVWGIGLAADDERADDPARWKGLNLLGFALMDARDRLAGQDGPGA